In Pseudomonas fluorescens, the following are encoded in one genomic region:
- a CDS encoding ABC-type transport auxiliary lipoprotein family protein produces the protein MTALRLPFILLLAGVLGLAGCSVHQPVSLYQLDAGSPVQPAQNAGMAVLLGPVIVADYLQRETLLQRQPDGSLQASTDGRWAGSLSSDIDQLLLRQVAGRLDSQRVVLAPATVGFTPDVQVLLTITRLDSGEKQPAILDAQWRLIDRRGQVRDNRIIHLQEQHAGSTAAQVQAQGVLLQRLAEQLSVALKPLANQPPIADVPRKPAAKAAAPAVEQEKQPKIPMAAPIRTDMEVFRF, from the coding sequence ATGACTGCTCTGCGCCTTCCTTTTATTCTTTTGCTCGCCGGCGTTCTTGGCCTGGCGGGTTGCAGCGTTCACCAACCGGTGTCGCTGTATCAGCTGGACGCTGGTAGTCCGGTTCAGCCCGCACAGAACGCGGGCATGGCGGTATTGTTGGGGCCGGTCATCGTGGCTGACTACCTGCAACGCGAAACCCTGTTGCAGCGTCAGCCGGATGGCAGCCTGCAAGCCTCGACCGACGGTCGTTGGGCTGGCAGCCTTTCGTCGGATATCGATCAGTTGCTGCTGCGTCAGGTCGCAGGTCGTCTGGACAGCCAGCGCGTAGTGCTGGCCCCGGCGACAGTGGGCTTCACCCCGGACGTTCAGGTACTGCTGACCATCACGCGCCTGGATTCGGGTGAAAAACAACCGGCGATCCTCGACGCACAATGGCGCCTGATCGACCGTCGCGGGCAGGTCCGCGACAACCGCATCATCCATTTGCAGGAACAGCATGCCGGTAGCACGGCGGCTCAGGTCCAAGCGCAGGGCGTATTGCTGCAACGCCTGGCCGAGCAACTGTCGGTGGCGCTCAAGCCGCTGGCCAATCAGCCGCCGATCGCCGACGTCCCGCGCAAGCCGGCAGCCAAGGCGGCAGCACCTGCGGTAGAACAGGAAAAGCAGCCGAAGATCCCGATGGCCGCGCCTATTCGTACGGATATGGAAGTGTTCCGCTTCTGA
- a CDS encoding AhpA/YtjB family protein, translated as MNRPTPVKTDNFFLLIFRALRHRRVPIALRIASHNVILVALALVIYAGVMGLQFKQAMHEQADALGESLTTQTATSATELLVSNDILSLNVLLNNLTKNKLVAHAAIYSPDNRILAESGQRPKHGLLGEAEGMYQSKITFQDVTAGQLRISLDMDQFQQPMTISLQSMGILSAILLALSLALSLRMGRYLSTPLLQLRVWLRNIDEYTPATDRQDEIGDLARQLHANFAPEPAPVPEPEPEFDDMDDEADPAFEVRNLRDPSFDESRPVAALKPAPRQIVSTVEDDEDEDPFADLRDESLDSTPQPVVRKATPSVPQHSAVLAVQLGSQEQLRRLPRARLEELLERYRDCLDQAASLYQGEVETLNDGSTLMLFHTEDSGDDYLTNAICCGELLRALGHQLQIEVADSGITLQLQLGLTLGDELFGLSQIDLLLTDPAQDALALSQHSRNLLLVERKISDDSLIRQRARIRPIASPEGACCVERLMEPYPSMLERQLARMHERRA; from the coding sequence GTGAACCGGCCCACGCCAGTAAAAACCGATAACTTCTTCCTGCTGATCTTCCGGGCACTGCGCCACCGCCGTGTACCGATTGCATTGCGCATTGCCAGCCATAACGTGATCCTGGTCGCCCTGGCCCTGGTCATCTATGCCGGTGTGATGGGCCTGCAGTTCAAGCAGGCCATGCACGAGCAGGCGGATGCGCTGGGCGAAAGCCTGACCACGCAGACGGCCACCTCGGCCACCGAGCTGTTGGTGTCCAACGACATCCTCAGCCTCAACGTGCTGCTCAATAACCTGACCAAGAACAAGCTGGTGGCCCACGCCGCCATCTACAGTCCGGACAACCGCATCCTTGCCGAATCCGGCCAGCGTCCCAAGCATGGCCTGCTGGGCGAAGCCGAGGGCATGTACCAGAGCAAGATCACTTTCCAGGACGTGACCGCCGGGCAATTGCGCATCAGCCTGGACATGGACCAGTTCCAGCAGCCGATGACCATCAGCCTGCAAAGCATGGGCATTCTGAGCGCCATCCTGCTGGCCCTGTCCCTGGCCCTGAGCCTGCGCATGGGGCGCTATCTCTCAACGCCACTGCTGCAATTGCGGGTGTGGCTGCGCAATATCGATGAATACACCCCGGCCACCGACCGCCAGGACGAAATCGGCGACCTGGCGCGTCAGCTCCACGCCAACTTCGCCCCGGAGCCCGCCCCTGTGCCGGAACCGGAACCGGAATTCGACGACATGGATGACGAGGCCGACCCGGCCTTCGAAGTCCGTAACCTGCGCGACCCGAGTTTCGACGAGAGCCGCCCGGTAGCGGCACTCAAGCCAGCGCCACGGCAGATCGTCAGCACCGTCGAAGACGACGAAGATGAAGACCCGTTCGCCGATCTGCGCGACGAGTCGCTGGACAGCACCCCACAACCGGTGGTTCGCAAGGCCACGCCGAGCGTGCCGCAACACAGCGCGGTGCTGGCAGTGCAGCTGGGCTCCCAGGAGCAACTGCGACGCCTGCCGCGGGCGCGTCTTGAAGAACTGCTCGAACGCTATCGCGATTGCCTCGATCAGGCCGCATCGCTGTATCAAGGCGAAGTGGAGACCTTGAACGATGGCAGCACGCTGATGCTGTTCCACACCGAAGACAGCGGCGACGACTACCTGACCAACGCCATTTGCTGTGGCGAGCTGCTGCGGGCCCTGGGTCACCAGTTGCAGATCGAAGTCGCGGACAGCGGCATCACCCTGCAATTGCAGCTGGGCCTGACCCTGGGCGACGAACTGTTCGGCCTGAGCCAGATCGACCTGCTGCTGACCGACCCCGCCCAGGACGCCCTGGCCCTGTCGCAGCACAGCCGCAACCTGCTGCTGGTGGAGCGCAAGATCAGCGACGACAGCTTGATTCGTCAGCGCGCACGGATCCGCCCGATTGCCAGCCCTGAAGGTGCATGCTGCGTGGAACGATTGATGGAGCCGTATCCATCGATGCTGGAACGGCAATTGGCGCGGATGCACGAGCGTCGGGCTTAA
- the serB gene encoding phosphoserine phosphatase SerB, producing the protein MREIVLINITGVDRPGLTAAITGVLAQGGVNILDIGQAVIHDTLSFGILVEIPDTEQGKSVLKDILFKGYELDQQVRFTPVSEVDYQQWVGNQGKKRHIVTLLTRKVTAGQLQAVSSITAKYGLNIDHIDRLSGRMPLDTPADKGKGCIEFSVRGEAADPQALRAEFLSVAQELNVDIAFQEDSLFRRNRRLAVFDMDSTLIEAEVIDELAKAAGVGDKVSEITERAMAGELDFRASFKERLALLKGLDVNVLDSIGASLRLTEGAETLFAELKRLGYKTAILSGGFTYFAKQLQAKLGIDYVFANELEVVDGKVTGVAVEPIVDAQRKADLLKELAHKEGLRLEQTIAVGDGANDLPMLAIAGLGVAFRAKPLVKQSAKQAISTLGLDGVLYLLGFRDRDGQL; encoded by the coding sequence TTGCGCGAAATCGTCCTGATAAACATCACGGGAGTCGACCGTCCGGGTCTGACTGCGGCCATTACCGGCGTTCTGGCCCAGGGTGGTGTGAACATTCTCGACATCGGTCAGGCGGTGATCCACGACACCTTGTCGTTCGGCATCCTGGTTGAAATTCCCGACACCGAGCAAGGCAAGTCTGTGCTCAAGGACATCCTGTTCAAGGGATATGAGCTCGATCAACAGGTGCGTTTCACTCCGGTGTCCGAAGTGGATTACCAGCAGTGGGTCGGCAACCAGGGCAAAAAGCGCCACATCGTGACCCTGTTGACCCGCAAGGTGACAGCCGGGCAGTTGCAGGCCGTGAGCTCGATCACCGCTAAATATGGCCTGAACATTGATCACATCGATCGTCTGTCCGGGCGCATGCCGCTGGACACCCCGGCCGACAAGGGCAAGGGCTGCATCGAGTTTTCCGTGCGCGGCGAAGCGGCTGATCCGCAGGCGTTGCGTGCCGAATTCCTCAGCGTCGCCCAGGAACTGAACGTCGACATCGCCTTCCAGGAAGATTCGCTGTTCCGTCGCAACCGTCGCCTGGCGGTGTTTGACATGGACTCAACGCTGATCGAAGCCGAAGTGATCGACGAACTGGCCAAGGCGGCTGGCGTGGGTGACAAGGTCTCGGAAATCACCGAGCGGGCGATGGCCGGTGAACTGGATTTCCGCGCCAGCTTCAAGGAGCGCCTGGCCTTGCTCAAAGGTCTGGACGTCAATGTGCTGGATTCCATCGGCGCCTCGTTGCGCCTGACCGAAGGCGCCGAAACCCTGTTCGCCGAACTCAAGCGCCTGGGCTACAAGACTGCGATTCTGTCGGGCGGCTTCACTTACTTCGCCAAGCAATTGCAGGCCAAGCTGGGTATCGACTACGTATTTGCAAACGAGCTGGAAGTGGTCGACGGCAAAGTCACCGGCGTGGCGGTCGAGCCGATTGTCGATGCGCAGCGCAAGGCGGATTTGCTGAAGGAACTGGCACACAAGGAAGGTTTGCGCCTGGAGCAGACCATTGCGGTCGGTGACGGTGCGAATGACTTGCCGATGCTGGCGATTGCCGGGTTGGGCGTGGCGTTCCGTGCCAAGCCACTGGTGAAACAGTCGGCCAAGCAGGCGATCTCTACCCTGGGTCTGGATGGCGTGCTGTATCTGCTGGGCTTCCGCGATCGCGACGGCCAGCTGTAA
- the asd gene encoding archaetidylserine decarboxylase (Phosphatidylserine decarboxylase is synthesized as a single chain precursor. Generation of the pyruvoyl active site from a Ser is coupled to cleavage of a Gly-Ser bond between the larger (beta) and smaller (alpha chains). It is an integral membrane protein.) has protein sequence MNKRLFLLGQYLLPHNLLSRLAGCIAECRVRWFKNAFTAWFAKRYQVDMSLALVEDLTAYEHFNAFFTRALKDGARPLDETPGAILSPADGAISQLGPIEHGRVFQAKGHSFSVLELLGGDAANAAPFMGGDFATIYLSPKDYHRVHMPLAGTLREMVYIPGRLFSVNQTTAENVPELFARNERVACIFDTERGPMAVVLVGAMIVASIETVWAGLVTPPKRELKTFRYDEASRAPIHLEKGAELGRFKLGSTAVVLFGPDQVKWAEEMTAGTAVQMGQGMGLPKA, from the coding sequence ATGAACAAGCGTCTGTTTCTCCTCGGCCAGTACCTGCTGCCCCACAACTTGCTCTCGCGACTGGCCGGCTGCATCGCCGAATGCCGCGTCCGCTGGTTCAAGAATGCCTTTACCGCCTGGTTCGCCAAGCGTTATCAGGTGGACATGTCCTTGGCGCTGGTCGAAGACCTGACCGCCTACGAGCACTTCAACGCGTTCTTCACCCGTGCGCTGAAAGACGGTGCCCGTCCGCTGGACGAAACCCCGGGCGCGATCCTCAGCCCGGCCGACGGCGCGATCAGCCAGCTCGGCCCGATCGAGCACGGCCGCGTGTTCCAGGCCAAGGGCCACAGCTTCAGCGTGCTGGAACTGTTGGGTGGCGATGCGGCAAACGCTGCGCCGTTCATGGGTGGCGACTTCGCGACCATCTACCTGTCGCCGAAGGACTATCACCGCGTGCACATGCCGCTGGCCGGCACCCTGCGCGAGATGGTCTACATCCCGGGTCGTCTGTTCTCGGTCAACCAGACCACCGCTGAAAATGTTCCGGAACTGTTCGCCCGCAACGAGCGTGTGGCGTGCATTTTCGACACCGAGCGCGGGCCGATGGCCGTGGTGCTGGTGGGCGCGATGATCGTGGCGTCGATTGAAACCGTCTGGGCCGGTCTGGTTACGCCGCCGAAACGCGAGCTGAAAACCTTCCGCTACGACGAAGCCTCCCGCGCGCCGATCCATCTGGAAAAAGGTGCGGAACTGGGTCGCTTCAAGCTGGGTTCGACCGCTGTCGTGCTGTTCGGGCCGGATCAAGTGAAGTGGGCTGAAGAAATGACCGCCGGTACAGCGGTGCAGATGGGTCAGGGCATGGGCTTGCCGAAGGCCTGA
- the rhdA gene encoding thiosulfate sulfurtransferase, with translation MSDFSGLPLVIEPSDLLPRLDARELILVDLTSPARYAEGHIPGARFVDPKRTQLGQAPAPGLMPPQAALETLFGELGHNPDAVYVVYDDEGGGWAGRFIWLLDVIGHSKYHYVDGGLTAWLAEGLPMSIQIPPPVGGPVPLTLHDEPTATREYLQSRLGAADLAIWDARGPLEYSGEKVLAAKGGHIPGAVNFEWTAGMDRARQLRIRTDMPQILEQLGISKDKEVITHCQTHHRSGFTYLVAKALGYPRVKGYAGSWGEWGNHPDTPVEI, from the coding sequence ATGTCTGACTTCTCTGGCTTGCCGCTGGTGATCGAGCCGAGCGACTTGCTCCCTCGCCTCGACGCCCGCGAACTGATTCTGGTGGACTTGACCAGTCCCGCCCGCTACGCCGAAGGGCACATTCCCGGCGCGCGCTTTGTCGATCCGAAGCGCACGCAGCTCGGCCAGGCCCCCGCCCCGGGGCTGATGCCCCCGCAGGCAGCACTCGAAACGCTGTTTGGTGAGCTGGGACACAACCCCGACGCGGTCTACGTGGTGTATGACGACGAAGGCGGCGGTTGGGCCGGGCGCTTCATCTGGCTGCTGGATGTCATCGGTCACAGCAAGTACCACTATGTCGACGGCGGCCTGACGGCCTGGCTGGCGGAAGGCTTGCCCATGTCGATCCAGATCCCGCCACCCGTGGGCGGCCCGGTTCCACTGACCTTGCACGACGAACCCACCGCCACTCGCGAATACCTGCAAAGCCGTCTCGGCGCCGCCGACCTGGCAATCTGGGATGCGCGCGGGCCGCTGGAGTACTCCGGTGAGAAAGTCCTGGCAGCCAAGGGCGGGCACATTCCCGGCGCGGTCAATTTCGAATGGACCGCCGGCATGGATCGGGCACGCCAACTGCGCATCCGCACCGACATGCCGCAGATCCTCGAACAACTCGGGATCAGCAAAGACAAAGAAGTGATTACCCACTGCCAGACTCACCATCGTTCTGGCTTCACCTATCTGGTGGCCAAGGCTCTCGGTTATCCGCGGGTCAAAGGCTACGCCGGCTCCTGGGGCGAATGGGGCAACCATCCCGATACCCCGGTAGAAATTTAA